The following coding sequences are from one Oncorhynchus clarkii lewisi isolate Uvic-CL-2024 chromosome 20, UVic_Ocla_1.0, whole genome shotgun sequence window:
- the LOC139376687 gene encoding zinc finger protein 709-like isoform X2 gives MRGHVSVKNGEEGGCGGSGLALSAVVRPAGVPPLPLPALRLMVPPLRLVSAAIWQTIQQSHVMDYGMLEEFVTMVTDVVPELLNDSQRAQLILGLRARLVLELCRSKPFTDLQTIQPHLDRIKTLTPLWGTQADAEVGLSESSFLGLVQTLLKDPDEREHFFQDVFPVEFGSSYDAAIQKLMWQFLSRLEKLLPVSNFQQAALLLSDSPSVLEECVQSVSHPQQLKTLLQYHRDLGQLDNHDNLSSSDGDCILSALCLPPVERVVIATEQTDSETHVSSLNVFMDTFTKELEVDSATLAKYTEMEPGTNMDVIAEDRVECKRKEKASSVINDEEEDNSEFAETEEVEPVLVLVEDGKMAPLVKTNKHKGLKRDRNDTSGMPDGKKHRTPSPPQMKSVDLSDTIISSMLHKPSVELQRIDTANLTLPLEPVRRNRGRKMKTLLARELKQTKTEFSEQKKRVCKRVKTPQNPNMCTVCGRVLSRFSDMKKHMQTHKNGRTYQCRNCQKTFKHLYTLQTHRKSCLFGTGQQEEIPSVEGSCVPFTMCEAEFAQSSIDRRTCKVCGKIVHRIGYLSTHMKIHSANRHYSLGEAKAVQKASPEGEDTEPSSGVTLEATPEDSDSSSTSTPQDPSYNPELSQIKRPKCSSTAKKSNRKTFQKPKHMCRICGKYVTAGAFEYHMRTHSGERPFSCPHPQCGMKFIHSGGLRVHLRRYCKVRTVDAVELDSFNIRFECDKCEKTFTIQSKLRKHKLIHGPLYCTGCRKVLPDLETLTRHKLWHRPVQCSMCEESFMLTNLRTHYLDVHKFSGPFVCTHCPKSYKKFHSLIKHEMVHTGNLPLQCSQCPKRFIYNYDLVEHEKRHSDDRPCLCWECGKAFCTNIDLKQHMQNSHGEKSTECRFPCRHCGKPFRLSNSRANHEKTKHGGVRYPCTYCGKQFVCANALKRHDLIHTGERPFKCNHKSCDKAFRSRAELRIHTRYHTGERPFKCNVCGKGFVQANYLTTHYRTHTGEKPYSCSVCDKSFNYHDSLKRHMSTHSNEKPYKCLDCGKAFERKTLLNVHKRSCTSLLKC, from the exons ATGAGAGGACACGTTTCAGTAAAAAATG gtgaagaaggcggatgtggaggttctgggctggcgttgtctgcagttgtgaggccagctggag ttccccctcttcctctccccgctCTGCGCCTCATGGTCCCACCACTGCGGCTGGTCTCAGCAGCCATCTGGCAAACGATCCAGCAGAGTCACGTGATGGATTATGGGATGCTGGAGGAGTTTGTTACCATGGTCACAGATGTGGTTCCAGAACTTCTGAATGACAGTCAGAGGGCCCAACTTATTCTGGGTCTTCGAGCACgg CTGGTCCTGGAGTTGTGTCGCTCGAAGCCGTTCACAGACCTCCAGACCATTCAGCCACACCTGGACAGGATAAAGACCCTTACACCTCTCTGGGGGACACAG GCTGATGCAGAGGTGGGATTATCTGAATCCAGCTTCCTGGGGCTGGTTCAAACCCTTCTGAAAGACCCAGATGAGAGGGAACATTTCTTCCAG GATGTTTTTCCTGTAGAATTTGGTTCCAGTTATGATGCAGCCATACAGAAACTCATGTGGCAATTCCTTTCGAGACTGGAGAAGCTACTTCCTGTGTCAAACTTCCAACAG GCTGCCTTGCTGCTCAGCGACTCCCCCTCTGTTCTGGAGGAATGTGTTCAGTCTGTGTCTCACCCTCAGCAGCTGAAAACCCTGCTTCAGTACCACAGAGACCTTGGCCAGCTGGACAACCATG ATAATCTGTCTTCTTCCGATGGGGACTGCATTCtctcagctctctgtctccctccagtaGAACGGGTGGTGATTGCAACTGAACAGACAGATTCAGAAACACACGTATCATCCTTGAACGTCTTTATGGATACATTCACCAAAGAGTTGGAGGTGGACTCTGCAACACTGGCAAAGTACACAGAGATGGAACCCGGGACAAATATGGACGTAATAGCAGAGGATAGGGTGGAATGTAAGAGAAAGGAAAAAGCATCCTCAGTTATTAATGACGAAGAAGAGGATAATTCAGAGTTTGCTGAGACTGAAGAGGTGGAACCAGTCTTGGTTTTAGTGGAAGATGGGAAGATGGCACCTTTAGTCAAAACCAATAAACACAAAGGGCTCAAAAGAGACAGAAATGACACCAGTGGCATGCCTGATGGAAAAAAACACCGAACACCTAGCCCTCCACAAATGAAAAGCGTAGACCTGTCTGATACGATCATATCGTCCATGCTTCACAAGCCCTCAGTGGAGCTACAAAGGATTGACACCGCTAACCTGACGTTGCCCTTAGAACCAGTGAGAAGAAACAGGGGTCGTAAGATGAAGACATTGCTAGCACGAGAATTGAAGCAAACCAAAACTGAATTTTCAGAACAGAAAAAACGTGTCTGCAAGAGGGTTAAAACACCCCAAAACCCCAATATGTGCACAGTGTGTGGACGTGTCTTATCCCGCTTTTCAGACATGAAAAAGCACATGCAAACCCATAAGAACGGTCGCACCTATCAGTGTCGCAATTGTCAGAAGACTTTCAAGCACTTGTACACTTTGCAAACTCACAGAAAGTCATGTCTATTTGGAACTGGGCAACAAGAGGAGATTCCCTCTGTAGAGGGCAGCTGTGTTCCGTTTACTATGTGTGAGGCAGAATTCGCACAATCCTCAATAGACCGTAGAACATGCAAGGTGTGCGGCAAGATTGTGCATCGCATTGGATACTTGAGTACCCACATGAAGATTCACTCTGCAAATCGTCACTATTCACTCGGAGAAGCGAAAGCAGTCCAGAAAGCATCACCTGAGGGAGAAGACACCGAGCCGTCCAGTGGTGTTACTCTTGAGGCAACACCTGAGGACAGTGACTCATCCTCCACCAGTACTCCCCAGGACCCATCTTACAACCCAGAACTCAGCCAGATCAAAAGACCAAAGTGCTCCAGCACAGCAAAGAAGTCAAACCGAAAAACCTTCCAAAAACCAAAACATATGTGCCGTATTTGTGGTAAATACGTGACTGCTGGAGCCTTTGAGTATCACATGAGAACTCACTCAGGCGAGCGCCCTTTCTCCTGCCCTCATCCTCAGTGTGGGATGAAGTTCATACACAGCGGAGGTTTGCGGGTCCATCTCAGACGCTATTGCAAGGTTCGGACAGTTGACGCTGTTGAGCTCGACAGCTTCAACATCCGTTTTGAGTGTGACAAATGTGAGAAGACATTCACGATCCAATCAAAACTGAGGAAACACAAACTTATCCACGGCCCGCTCTACTGCACAGGGTGCAGGAAGGTATTGCCTGACTTAGAAACTTTAACCAGACACAAGCTTTGGCACAGGCCCGTTCAGTGCAGCATGTGTGAGGAGAGCTTCATGCTCACAAACCTCAGAACACACTATCTGGATGTCCATAAGTTCAGCGGACCGTTCGTCTGCACCCACTGTCCAAAAAGCTACAAGAAGTTCCATTCCCTCATCAAACACGAGATGGTTCACACCGGGAACCTCCCCTTACAGTGCTCCCAGTGTCCAAAGAGATTCATCTACAATTACGACCTAGTTGAACACGAGAAAAGGCACTCTGACGACAGGCCTTGTCTCTGCTGGGAGTGTGGCAAGGCCTTCTGTACCAACATTGACCTGAAACAACACATGCAGAATAGCCACGGTGAAAAATCCACAGAGTGTCGTTTCCCGTGTCGCCATTGTGGGAAACCCTTCAGGCTTAGTAATTCCCGTGCGAACCATGAGAAGACTAAGCATGGTGGGGTGCGCTACCCGTGTACGTACTGTGGCAAGCAGTTTGTTTGTGCAAATGCATTGAAAAGGCATGATCTGATTCACACGGGGGAGAGACCTTTTAAATGCAACCATAAGAGTTGTGATAAGGCTTTCAGGTCGAGAGCTGAACTGAGGATACACACAAGATACCATACTGGAGAACGGCCGTTCAAGTGCAACGTCTGTGGAAAGGGCTTTGTTCAAGCCAATTATCTCACTACGCACTACAGGACTCATACAGGGGAAAAGCCGTATTCATGTTCCGTCTGTGACAAAAGCTTTAACTACCATGACTCCTTGAAGAGACACATGTCTACACACTCAAACGAGAAGCCTTATAAATGCTTGGACTGTGGAAAAGCTTTCGAACGTAAAACTCTGCTGAATGTACATAAACGATCATGTACATCATTATTGAAATGTTAA
- the LOC139376687 gene encoding zinc finger protein 709-like isoform X1, protein MRGHVSVKNGEEGGCGGSGLALSAVVRPAGGTAKFFPPLPLPALRLMVPPLRLVSAAIWQTIQQSHVMDYGMLEEFVTMVTDVVPELLNDSQRAQLILGLRARLVLELCRSKPFTDLQTIQPHLDRIKTLTPLWGTQADAEVGLSESSFLGLVQTLLKDPDEREHFFQDVFPVEFGSSYDAAIQKLMWQFLSRLEKLLPVSNFQQAALLLSDSPSVLEECVQSVSHPQQLKTLLQYHRDLGQLDNHDNLSSSDGDCILSALCLPPVERVVIATEQTDSETHVSSLNVFMDTFTKELEVDSATLAKYTEMEPGTNMDVIAEDRVECKRKEKASSVINDEEEDNSEFAETEEVEPVLVLVEDGKMAPLVKTNKHKGLKRDRNDTSGMPDGKKHRTPSPPQMKSVDLSDTIISSMLHKPSVELQRIDTANLTLPLEPVRRNRGRKMKTLLARELKQTKTEFSEQKKRVCKRVKTPQNPNMCTVCGRVLSRFSDMKKHMQTHKNGRTYQCRNCQKTFKHLYTLQTHRKSCLFGTGQQEEIPSVEGSCVPFTMCEAEFAQSSIDRRTCKVCGKIVHRIGYLSTHMKIHSANRHYSLGEAKAVQKASPEGEDTEPSSGVTLEATPEDSDSSSTSTPQDPSYNPELSQIKRPKCSSTAKKSNRKTFQKPKHMCRICGKYVTAGAFEYHMRTHSGERPFSCPHPQCGMKFIHSGGLRVHLRRYCKVRTVDAVELDSFNIRFECDKCEKTFTIQSKLRKHKLIHGPLYCTGCRKVLPDLETLTRHKLWHRPVQCSMCEESFMLTNLRTHYLDVHKFSGPFVCTHCPKSYKKFHSLIKHEMVHTGNLPLQCSQCPKRFIYNYDLVEHEKRHSDDRPCLCWECGKAFCTNIDLKQHMQNSHGEKSTECRFPCRHCGKPFRLSNSRANHEKTKHGGVRYPCTYCGKQFVCANALKRHDLIHTGERPFKCNHKSCDKAFRSRAELRIHTRYHTGERPFKCNVCGKGFVQANYLTTHYRTHTGEKPYSCSVCDKSFNYHDSLKRHMSTHSNEKPYKCLDCGKAFERKTLLNVHKRSCTSLLKC, encoded by the exons ATGAGAGGACACGTTTCAGTAAAAAATG gtgaagaaggcggatgtggaggttctgggctggcgttgtctgcagttgtgaggccagctggaggtactgccaaattct ttccccctcttcctctccccgctCTGCGCCTCATGGTCCCACCACTGCGGCTGGTCTCAGCAGCCATCTGGCAAACGATCCAGCAGAGTCACGTGATGGATTATGGGATGCTGGAGGAGTTTGTTACCATGGTCACAGATGTGGTTCCAGAACTTCTGAATGACAGTCAGAGGGCCCAACTTATTCTGGGTCTTCGAGCACgg CTGGTCCTGGAGTTGTGTCGCTCGAAGCCGTTCACAGACCTCCAGACCATTCAGCCACACCTGGACAGGATAAAGACCCTTACACCTCTCTGGGGGACACAG GCTGATGCAGAGGTGGGATTATCTGAATCCAGCTTCCTGGGGCTGGTTCAAACCCTTCTGAAAGACCCAGATGAGAGGGAACATTTCTTCCAG GATGTTTTTCCTGTAGAATTTGGTTCCAGTTATGATGCAGCCATACAGAAACTCATGTGGCAATTCCTTTCGAGACTGGAGAAGCTACTTCCTGTGTCAAACTTCCAACAG GCTGCCTTGCTGCTCAGCGACTCCCCCTCTGTTCTGGAGGAATGTGTTCAGTCTGTGTCTCACCCTCAGCAGCTGAAAACCCTGCTTCAGTACCACAGAGACCTTGGCCAGCTGGACAACCATG ATAATCTGTCTTCTTCCGATGGGGACTGCATTCtctcagctctctgtctccctccagtaGAACGGGTGGTGATTGCAACTGAACAGACAGATTCAGAAACACACGTATCATCCTTGAACGTCTTTATGGATACATTCACCAAAGAGTTGGAGGTGGACTCTGCAACACTGGCAAAGTACACAGAGATGGAACCCGGGACAAATATGGACGTAATAGCAGAGGATAGGGTGGAATGTAAGAGAAAGGAAAAAGCATCCTCAGTTATTAATGACGAAGAAGAGGATAATTCAGAGTTTGCTGAGACTGAAGAGGTGGAACCAGTCTTGGTTTTAGTGGAAGATGGGAAGATGGCACCTTTAGTCAAAACCAATAAACACAAAGGGCTCAAAAGAGACAGAAATGACACCAGTGGCATGCCTGATGGAAAAAAACACCGAACACCTAGCCCTCCACAAATGAAAAGCGTAGACCTGTCTGATACGATCATATCGTCCATGCTTCACAAGCCCTCAGTGGAGCTACAAAGGATTGACACCGCTAACCTGACGTTGCCCTTAGAACCAGTGAGAAGAAACAGGGGTCGTAAGATGAAGACATTGCTAGCACGAGAATTGAAGCAAACCAAAACTGAATTTTCAGAACAGAAAAAACGTGTCTGCAAGAGGGTTAAAACACCCCAAAACCCCAATATGTGCACAGTGTGTGGACGTGTCTTATCCCGCTTTTCAGACATGAAAAAGCACATGCAAACCCATAAGAACGGTCGCACCTATCAGTGTCGCAATTGTCAGAAGACTTTCAAGCACTTGTACACTTTGCAAACTCACAGAAAGTCATGTCTATTTGGAACTGGGCAACAAGAGGAGATTCCCTCTGTAGAGGGCAGCTGTGTTCCGTTTACTATGTGTGAGGCAGAATTCGCACAATCCTCAATAGACCGTAGAACATGCAAGGTGTGCGGCAAGATTGTGCATCGCATTGGATACTTGAGTACCCACATGAAGATTCACTCTGCAAATCGTCACTATTCACTCGGAGAAGCGAAAGCAGTCCAGAAAGCATCACCTGAGGGAGAAGACACCGAGCCGTCCAGTGGTGTTACTCTTGAGGCAACACCTGAGGACAGTGACTCATCCTCCACCAGTACTCCCCAGGACCCATCTTACAACCCAGAACTCAGCCAGATCAAAAGACCAAAGTGCTCCAGCACAGCAAAGAAGTCAAACCGAAAAACCTTCCAAAAACCAAAACATATGTGCCGTATTTGTGGTAAATACGTGACTGCTGGAGCCTTTGAGTATCACATGAGAACTCACTCAGGCGAGCGCCCTTTCTCCTGCCCTCATCCTCAGTGTGGGATGAAGTTCATACACAGCGGAGGTTTGCGGGTCCATCTCAGACGCTATTGCAAGGTTCGGACAGTTGACGCTGTTGAGCTCGACAGCTTCAACATCCGTTTTGAGTGTGACAAATGTGAGAAGACATTCACGATCCAATCAAAACTGAGGAAACACAAACTTATCCACGGCCCGCTCTACTGCACAGGGTGCAGGAAGGTATTGCCTGACTTAGAAACTTTAACCAGACACAAGCTTTGGCACAGGCCCGTTCAGTGCAGCATGTGTGAGGAGAGCTTCATGCTCACAAACCTCAGAACACACTATCTGGATGTCCATAAGTTCAGCGGACCGTTCGTCTGCACCCACTGTCCAAAAAGCTACAAGAAGTTCCATTCCCTCATCAAACACGAGATGGTTCACACCGGGAACCTCCCCTTACAGTGCTCCCAGTGTCCAAAGAGATTCATCTACAATTACGACCTAGTTGAACACGAGAAAAGGCACTCTGACGACAGGCCTTGTCTCTGCTGGGAGTGTGGCAAGGCCTTCTGTACCAACATTGACCTGAAACAACACATGCAGAATAGCCACGGTGAAAAATCCACAGAGTGTCGTTTCCCGTGTCGCCATTGTGGGAAACCCTTCAGGCTTAGTAATTCCCGTGCGAACCATGAGAAGACTAAGCATGGTGGGGTGCGCTACCCGTGTACGTACTGTGGCAAGCAGTTTGTTTGTGCAAATGCATTGAAAAGGCATGATCTGATTCACACGGGGGAGAGACCTTTTAAATGCAACCATAAGAGTTGTGATAAGGCTTTCAGGTCGAGAGCTGAACTGAGGATACACACAAGATACCATACTGGAGAACGGCCGTTCAAGTGCAACGTCTGTGGAAAGGGCTTTGTTCAAGCCAATTATCTCACTACGCACTACAGGACTCATACAGGGGAAAAGCCGTATTCATGTTCCGTCTGTGACAAAAGCTTTAACTACCATGACTCCTTGAAGAGACACATGTCTACACACTCAAACGAGAAGCCTTATAAATGCTTGGACTGTGGAAAAGCTTTCGAACGTAAAACTCTGCTGAATGTACATAAACGATCATGTACATCATTATTGAAATGTTAA
- the LOC139376687 gene encoding zinc finger protein 709-like isoform X4 — MRGHVSVKNVPPLPLPALRLMVPPLRLVSAAIWQTIQQSHVMDYGMLEEFVTMVTDVVPELLNDSQRAQLILGLRARLVLELCRSKPFTDLQTIQPHLDRIKTLTPLWGTQADAEVGLSESSFLGLVQTLLKDPDEREHFFQDVFPVEFGSSYDAAIQKLMWQFLSRLEKLLPVSNFQQAALLLSDSPSVLEECVQSVSHPQQLKTLLQYHRDLGQLDNHDNLSSSDGDCILSALCLPPVERVVIATEQTDSETHVSSLNVFMDTFTKELEVDSATLAKYTEMEPGTNMDVIAEDRVECKRKEKASSVINDEEEDNSEFAETEEVEPVLVLVEDGKMAPLVKTNKHKGLKRDRNDTSGMPDGKKHRTPSPPQMKSVDLSDTIISSMLHKPSVELQRIDTANLTLPLEPVRRNRGRKMKTLLARELKQTKTEFSEQKKRVCKRVKTPQNPNMCTVCGRVLSRFSDMKKHMQTHKNGRTYQCRNCQKTFKHLYTLQTHRKSCLFGTGQQEEIPSVEGSCVPFTMCEAEFAQSSIDRRTCKVCGKIVHRIGYLSTHMKIHSANRHYSLGEAKAVQKASPEGEDTEPSSGVTLEATPEDSDSSSTSTPQDPSYNPELSQIKRPKCSSTAKKSNRKTFQKPKHMCRICGKYVTAGAFEYHMRTHSGERPFSCPHPQCGMKFIHSGGLRVHLRRYCKVRTVDAVELDSFNIRFECDKCEKTFTIQSKLRKHKLIHGPLYCTGCRKVLPDLETLTRHKLWHRPVQCSMCEESFMLTNLRTHYLDVHKFSGPFVCTHCPKSYKKFHSLIKHEMVHTGNLPLQCSQCPKRFIYNYDLVEHEKRHSDDRPCLCWECGKAFCTNIDLKQHMQNSHGEKSTECRFPCRHCGKPFRLSNSRANHEKTKHGGVRYPCTYCGKQFVCANALKRHDLIHTGERPFKCNHKSCDKAFRSRAELRIHTRYHTGERPFKCNVCGKGFVQANYLTTHYRTHTGEKPYSCSVCDKSFNYHDSLKRHMSTHSNEKPYKCLDCGKAFERKTLLNVHKRSCTSLLKC; from the exons ATGAGAGGACACGTTTCAGTAAAAAATG ttccccctcttcctctccccgctCTGCGCCTCATGGTCCCACCACTGCGGCTGGTCTCAGCAGCCATCTGGCAAACGATCCAGCAGAGTCACGTGATGGATTATGGGATGCTGGAGGAGTTTGTTACCATGGTCACAGATGTGGTTCCAGAACTTCTGAATGACAGTCAGAGGGCCCAACTTATTCTGGGTCTTCGAGCACgg CTGGTCCTGGAGTTGTGTCGCTCGAAGCCGTTCACAGACCTCCAGACCATTCAGCCACACCTGGACAGGATAAAGACCCTTACACCTCTCTGGGGGACACAG GCTGATGCAGAGGTGGGATTATCTGAATCCAGCTTCCTGGGGCTGGTTCAAACCCTTCTGAAAGACCCAGATGAGAGGGAACATTTCTTCCAG GATGTTTTTCCTGTAGAATTTGGTTCCAGTTATGATGCAGCCATACAGAAACTCATGTGGCAATTCCTTTCGAGACTGGAGAAGCTACTTCCTGTGTCAAACTTCCAACAG GCTGCCTTGCTGCTCAGCGACTCCCCCTCTGTTCTGGAGGAATGTGTTCAGTCTGTGTCTCACCCTCAGCAGCTGAAAACCCTGCTTCAGTACCACAGAGACCTTGGCCAGCTGGACAACCATG ATAATCTGTCTTCTTCCGATGGGGACTGCATTCtctcagctctctgtctccctccagtaGAACGGGTGGTGATTGCAACTGAACAGACAGATTCAGAAACACACGTATCATCCTTGAACGTCTTTATGGATACATTCACCAAAGAGTTGGAGGTGGACTCTGCAACACTGGCAAAGTACACAGAGATGGAACCCGGGACAAATATGGACGTAATAGCAGAGGATAGGGTGGAATGTAAGAGAAAGGAAAAAGCATCCTCAGTTATTAATGACGAAGAAGAGGATAATTCAGAGTTTGCTGAGACTGAAGAGGTGGAACCAGTCTTGGTTTTAGTGGAAGATGGGAAGATGGCACCTTTAGTCAAAACCAATAAACACAAAGGGCTCAAAAGAGACAGAAATGACACCAGTGGCATGCCTGATGGAAAAAAACACCGAACACCTAGCCCTCCACAAATGAAAAGCGTAGACCTGTCTGATACGATCATATCGTCCATGCTTCACAAGCCCTCAGTGGAGCTACAAAGGATTGACACCGCTAACCTGACGTTGCCCTTAGAACCAGTGAGAAGAAACAGGGGTCGTAAGATGAAGACATTGCTAGCACGAGAATTGAAGCAAACCAAAACTGAATTTTCAGAACAGAAAAAACGTGTCTGCAAGAGGGTTAAAACACCCCAAAACCCCAATATGTGCACAGTGTGTGGACGTGTCTTATCCCGCTTTTCAGACATGAAAAAGCACATGCAAACCCATAAGAACGGTCGCACCTATCAGTGTCGCAATTGTCAGAAGACTTTCAAGCACTTGTACACTTTGCAAACTCACAGAAAGTCATGTCTATTTGGAACTGGGCAACAAGAGGAGATTCCCTCTGTAGAGGGCAGCTGTGTTCCGTTTACTATGTGTGAGGCAGAATTCGCACAATCCTCAATAGACCGTAGAACATGCAAGGTGTGCGGCAAGATTGTGCATCGCATTGGATACTTGAGTACCCACATGAAGATTCACTCTGCAAATCGTCACTATTCACTCGGAGAAGCGAAAGCAGTCCAGAAAGCATCACCTGAGGGAGAAGACACCGAGCCGTCCAGTGGTGTTACTCTTGAGGCAACACCTGAGGACAGTGACTCATCCTCCACCAGTACTCCCCAGGACCCATCTTACAACCCAGAACTCAGCCAGATCAAAAGACCAAAGTGCTCCAGCACAGCAAAGAAGTCAAACCGAAAAACCTTCCAAAAACCAAAACATATGTGCCGTATTTGTGGTAAATACGTGACTGCTGGAGCCTTTGAGTATCACATGAGAACTCACTCAGGCGAGCGCCCTTTCTCCTGCCCTCATCCTCAGTGTGGGATGAAGTTCATACACAGCGGAGGTTTGCGGGTCCATCTCAGACGCTATTGCAAGGTTCGGACAGTTGACGCTGTTGAGCTCGACAGCTTCAACATCCGTTTTGAGTGTGACAAATGTGAGAAGACATTCACGATCCAATCAAAACTGAGGAAACACAAACTTATCCACGGCCCGCTCTACTGCACAGGGTGCAGGAAGGTATTGCCTGACTTAGAAACTTTAACCAGACACAAGCTTTGGCACAGGCCCGTTCAGTGCAGCATGTGTGAGGAGAGCTTCATGCTCACAAACCTCAGAACACACTATCTGGATGTCCATAAGTTCAGCGGACCGTTCGTCTGCACCCACTGTCCAAAAAGCTACAAGAAGTTCCATTCCCTCATCAAACACGAGATGGTTCACACCGGGAACCTCCCCTTACAGTGCTCCCAGTGTCCAAAGAGATTCATCTACAATTACGACCTAGTTGAACACGAGAAAAGGCACTCTGACGACAGGCCTTGTCTCTGCTGGGAGTGTGGCAAGGCCTTCTGTACCAACATTGACCTGAAACAACACATGCAGAATAGCCACGGTGAAAAATCCACAGAGTGTCGTTTCCCGTGTCGCCATTGTGGGAAACCCTTCAGGCTTAGTAATTCCCGTGCGAACCATGAGAAGACTAAGCATGGTGGGGTGCGCTACCCGTGTACGTACTGTGGCAAGCAGTTTGTTTGTGCAAATGCATTGAAAAGGCATGATCTGATTCACACGGGGGAGAGACCTTTTAAATGCAACCATAAGAGTTGTGATAAGGCTTTCAGGTCGAGAGCTGAACTGAGGATACACACAAGATACCATACTGGAGAACGGCCGTTCAAGTGCAACGTCTGTGGAAAGGGCTTTGTTCAAGCCAATTATCTCACTACGCACTACAGGACTCATACAGGGGAAAAGCCGTATTCATGTTCCGTCTGTGACAAAAGCTTTAACTACCATGACTCCTTGAAGAGACACATGTCTACACACTCAAACGAGAAGCCTTATAAATGCTTGGACTGTGGAAAAGCTTTCGAACGTAAAACTCTGCTGAATGTACATAAACGATCATGTACATCATTATTGAAATGTTAA